Proteins from a single region of Cytophagaceae bacterium:
- the rluF gene encoding 23S rRNA pseudouridine(2604) synthase RluF, whose product MQNKENSQIDPKGTRINKYLSEVGFCSRRAADTLIEEGRVTINGKVPEMGTRLQIGDEIRVNGKLISEPKEQHVYLAFNKPVGIVCTTDVKAEKNNIIDFINHPKRIFPVGRLDKPSEGLILLTSDGDIVNKILRAKNNHEKEYVVQVNKPINQDFIYKMSKGVPILDTVTNPCKVEKIDMFTFKIILTQGLNRQIRRMCEYLGYSVVKLKRVRIMNIHLDIPKGKWRNLTVKELEKINSATVDSSKVYEDFE is encoded by the coding sequence ATGCAAAATAAAGAAAATAGTCAGATAGACCCCAAAGGCACCAGAATCAACAAGTATTTGAGCGAAGTAGGGTTTTGTTCAAGGAGAGCAGCAGACACCCTTATTGAAGAAGGTCGGGTGACGATTAATGGGAAAGTGCCGGAAATGGGCACCAGACTGCAAATTGGAGATGAAATTAGAGTAAATGGGAAACTTATTTCTGAACCCAAAGAGCAGCATGTATATCTGGCTTTTAACAAACCGGTGGGCATAGTATGCACTACGGATGTAAAGGCCGAAAAAAACAATATCATAGATTTTATCAATCATCCAAAGCGTATTTTTCCTGTCGGAAGGCTCGATAAGCCGTCGGAAGGTTTGATTTTACTTACCAGCGATGGCGATATTGTGAATAAAATCCTTAGAGCCAAAAACAATCATGAAAAGGAATATGTGGTACAAGTAAACAAGCCCATTAATCAGGATTTCATTTATAAAATGAGCAAAGGTGTGCCGATTTTAGATACCGTAACCAATCCATGCAAAGTAGAAAAAATAGATATGTTTACCTTCAAAATTATCCTAACTCAAGGTCTTAACAGGCAAATTAGACGAATGTGCGAGTATTTGGGCTATTCGGTGGTAAAACTGAAAAGAGTCAGGATTATGAACATTCATCTCGATATACCAAAAGGAAAATGGCGAAATCTTACTGTAAAAGAACTTGAAAAAATAAACTCCGCCACCGTCGATTCTTCAAAAGTTTATGAGGATTTCGAATAA
- a CDS encoding DEAD/DEAH box helicase, protein MENFNQLGVNSNLVKALEENKIVKPSEIQQLVIPYLLKHNTDFIGQAQTGTGKTVAFGIPLLQRLNPKIKEIQVLVLSPTRELCQQIAKQIFKMTKYSEKVFAEAVYGGEKIDIQIARLKRPTQVVVATPGRLMDLLERKALDISKVKTIVLDEADEMLSMGFKDAIDVIIGQIHPENIKWLFTATIPDSLKNLTEKYMAPDVHRVSVSKTEVVNSKIEHQFFICEAKVRFDFVLKFLESQGAARGIVFCRTRDDAQMIAKRLKAKEVSADAIHGDLEQRDRDKVMRAFKNKKIQVLVATDISARGIDIEGLSYVVHYQLPDQIEYYTHRSGRTARAGKRGISIAFVNSEELKIIRVIEKNLNIKFLKIK, encoded by the coding sequence TTGGAAAACTTCAATCAACTAGGCGTAAACAGTAATTTAGTAAAGGCCTTAGAAGAAAACAAAATCGTAAAACCTTCTGAAATACAGCAACTTGTAATTCCATATTTATTAAAACACAATACCGACTTTATTGGACAGGCTCAGACTGGCACCGGAAAAACCGTCGCATTTGGTATTCCGCTCCTGCAACGACTCAATCCCAAAATCAAAGAGATACAGGTATTGGTTTTGTCTCCAACCAGAGAACTATGTCAACAAATAGCCAAGCAGATTTTTAAAATGACCAAATACTCCGAAAAAGTATTTGCAGAGGCTGTGTATGGTGGTGAAAAGATTGATATTCAAATAGCCCGACTGAAAAGACCTACACAGGTAGTGGTGGCCACACCTGGTAGATTAATGGATTTACTGGAACGTAAAGCTCTGGATATCAGCAAGGTAAAAACTATTGTATTAGACGAAGCCGACGAAATGCTAAGCATGGGCTTTAAAGATGCGATTGATGTAATCATTGGTCAAATTCACCCTGAAAACATCAAATGGCTATTCACCGCAACCATTCCGGATTCTCTTAAAAATCTGACAGAGAAATACATGGCACCTGATGTACACAGGGTATCGGTGAGCAAAACCGAAGTGGTCAATAGCAAAATAGAGCACCAATTTTTTATCTGTGAAGCCAAAGTGCGGTTTGATTTTGTTTTGAAGTTTTTAGAATCGCAAGGGGCGGCCAGAGGGATAGTTTTTTGCAGAACGCGTGACGATGCCCAAATGATAGCGAAAAGACTTAAAGCCAAGGAGGTTTCGGCAGATGCCATCCACGGTGATTTGGAGCAAAGAGACCGTGATAAAGTGATGCGGGCTTTTAAAAACAAGAAAATCCAAGTTTTAGTGGCGACTGATATTTCAGCCAGAGGGATTGATATTGAAGGACTTAGCTATGTTGTCCACTACCAATTGCCAGACCAGATAGAATACTATACTCACCGAAGTGGCCGAACCGCAAGGGCTGGAAAAAGAGGAATATCGATAGCTTTTGTCAATTCTGAAGAGCTGAAAATCATAAGAGTGATTGAGAAAAACCTGAATATTAAGTTTTTGAAAATCAAATAA